The following are encoded together in the Euwallacea fornicatus isolate EFF26 chromosome 11, ASM4011564v1, whole genome shotgun sequence genome:
- the LOC136342083 gene encoding transmembrane protein 272-like — protein sequence MSETATKTTVDVEKLDETKSNNNNHFFDEKVKVRAPPGINGSLVVLYALFFTAFTIGCININKCPLNRLIPIYLIVAGGLGGLTKFLYKYHENNFVLWIVTLLVTVDLVWHGLGSYVVYKEYQPSYNSSHPYYCNRTVYLAAFWTLTIEYTLLAMFILLSCCYMIMRRDFRTESGTK from the exons ATGTCCGAAACTGCTACAAAAACGACCGTCGACGTGGAAAAGCTGGACGAGACAAAAAGCAACAACAACAACCACTTTTTCGACGAGAAAGTTAAAGTGAGGGCGCCTC CTGGCATCAATGGATCTTTAGTGGTACTCTACGCCCTGTTTTTCACGGCGTTCACCATAGGATGCATCAACATTAACAAGTGTCCTCTGAACAGGCTTATTCCTATCTATCTCATCGTTGCTG GGGGCTTGGGAGGTTTAACGAAGTTCTTATACAAATAccacgaaaataattttgtccTCTGGATCGTCACCCTTTTGGTAACAGTTGACTTGGTGTGGCATGGATTAG GTTCTTATGTCGTCTACAAAGAGTACCAGCCCAGCTACAACTCGTCTCATCCCTACTACTGCAATAGAACAGTCTATTTGGCGGCTTTTTGGACCCTGACCATCGAATACACCCTTTTAGCCATGTTTATTTTACTGTCCTGCTGTTACATGATTATGAGAAGGGATTTTAGGACTGAAAGCGGCACCAAGTAG
- the Fuca gene encoding alpha-L-fucosidase, which yields MYKLTLVLWWCAILVQGSYQPNWDSLDTRPLPPWFGEAKIGIFLHWGVFSVPSFQSEWFWADWRGNTSDLINQYMESNYPPGFTYQEFAKDFTAEFFNATQWAEIFARAGARYVVLTSKHHEGFTMWPSEYSFNWNSKDIGPHRDVVGELGVEIKNFGLKFGVYHSLYEWFNPMYLADKRNHFATQDFVVNKIIPEMKELVLNYKPSVIWSDGDWEANDTYWKSTEFLAWLYNESPVKDEVVVNDRWGIGIPCHHGDFINCQDRYNPGQLQKKKWENAMTVDKHSWGFRRNAILSDYLTPLELLTVLARTISCGGNLLINVGPSKEGIINPIFEERLLQLGDWLEINGEGIYGTQHWTAQNDSVNSNVWYTQKDNFVYAISLEWPQDGNMVLGSVTDIFKNADTAVSLLGNSGKLKWTLSSNKVEIQLPDRVTVKSETAWVLKIKT from the exons ATGTATAAGTTGACTTTAGTTTTGTGGTGGTGTGCAATCTTGGTACAGGGCAGCTACCAGCCCAACTGGGACAGCCTGGATACCAGGCCTTTGCCCCCCTGGTTCGGCGAAGCCAAGATAGGGATTTTCCTTCATTGGGGGGTATTTTCGGTGCCAAGTTTCCAGTCCGAGTGGTTTTGGGCCGATTGGAGAGGCAACA CGTCCGATCTAATCAACCAATATATGGAATCCAACTATCCCCCTGGCTTCACCTACCAAGAATTCGCCAAAGACTTTACTGCGGAATTCTTTAACGCTACCCAGTGGGCAGAAATATTCGCCAGGGCCGGAGCGAG ATACGTAGTTCTCACTAGCAAACACCATGAGGGCTTCACGATGTGGCCTTCGGAGTACTCTTTCAATTGGAATTCTAAGGATATTGGCCCTCACAGGGACGTTGTTG gggaGCTTGGGGTTGAAATTAAGAACTTTGGATTGAAATTTGGTGTCTATCACTCTCTCTATGAGTGGTTTAATCCAATGTATCTAGCAGATAAAAGGAACCACTTTGCAACTCAGGATTTCGTCGTAAACAAGATTATCCCGGAAATGAAAGAGCTGGTCTTGAACTACAAACCTTCAGTGATTTGGTCTGATGGAGACTGGGAAGCCAACGATACCTACTGGAAATCCACAGAGTTCCTGGCATG GTTATACAATGAAAGTCCAGTGAAAGACGAAGTGGTGGTCAACGACAGATGGGGGATAGGTATTCCGTGCCACCATGGAGACTTCATCAACTGTCAGGACCGTTACAATCCTGGGCAGCTCCAGAAAAAGAAATGGGAAAATGCCATGACTGTGGACAAACATTCGTGGGGTTTCAGGAGAAATGCCATATTATCAGATTATCTGACCCCTCTGGAGTTACTAACAGTGTTGGCGAGAACCATCAGCTGTGGGGGGAATTTGCTCATCAACGTGGGGCCCTCAAAGGAGGGAATCATCAACCCTATCTTCGAAGAGCGGTTGTTGCAGCTTGGGGATTGGCTCGAAATCAATGGGGAGGGCATTTATGGCACTCAGCATTGGACTGCTCAGAACGACTCTGTTAATTCCAATGTTTG GTATACtcaaaaagataattttgtgTACGCAATAAGCCTGGAGTGGCCTCAAGATGGAAATATGGTTCTGGGGTCCGTTaccgatatctttaaaaacgcTGATACAGCTGTGAGTTTGTTGGGGAATTCGGGGAAGCTGAAGTGGACTTTGAGCTCCAATAAAGTGGAAATTCAGCTACCAGACAGAGTTACCGTGAAGAGCGAAACTGCCTGGGTGTTAAAGATCAAgacttga
- the LOC136341942 gene encoding transmembrane protein 272-like, whose protein sequence is MSQEVPSAALPQDVPARHEEENWVQKVKTKCLPGIRITLLLSLILYLSMFGVGIWGMKKCPAEANIPFFLIVIGGVGMLSKFVSSIEAVRSREPVKHVESSLYTIELVFMLLGSFWVFKEYKPNYNPGGSDYCNKTVYMFAFVYLVVICATLCVLMTSYCCFIGCFFFVARTGTTDVDPEAPSRPLHTEDQ, encoded by the exons ATGTCTCAGGAGGTACCATCAGCAGCGCTCCCTCAGGACGTGCCTGCAAGACACGAGGAGGAAAACTGGGTTCAGAAAGTGAAAACCAAATGCCTGC CTGGAATTAGAATAACCCTCCTGCTATCTCTAATCTTGTACTTATCCATGTTTGGAGTGGGCATTTGGGGAATGAAGAAATGCCCAGCGGAAGCCAACattccattttttctaattgttaTTG gGGGAGTTGGCATGCTCTCCAAATTTGTCAGCTCAATAGAGGCCGTCAGGAGCCGCGAACCAGTTAAACATGTTGAATCCTCGCTCTACACTATAGAACTCGTCTTCATGTTATTGG GCTCTTTTTGGGTGTTCAAAGAGTACAAGCCAAACTACAACCCTGGAGGATCTGATTACTGCAATAAGACCGTCTACATGTTTGCCTTCGTCTACCTTGTAGTCATCTGTGCCACACTTTGCGTCCTAATGACCTCCTATTGCTGCTTTATTggttgtttcttttttgtggCACGAACGGGTACAACTGATGTCGATCCGGAGGCACCTTCAAGACCTCTTCATACCGAAGATCAATAA